Within Sulfoacidibacillus ferrooxidans, the genomic segment CTGAATGCCAAGGATCTCAAGCAATTGATCAAACAGTCCACCTATGCGTGTTCCACCTCATCCGATCGCCCAGCGCTACAAGGCGTACAGCTCTCGCTTGGGGAAGGACTCACAGCAGTGAGTTCGGACAGGTTTCGCTTGGCCTTTAGCCATGTAGACACGGATATTGAAACAGGAACTGGATCATCGGTCATTCCATCTGAATGGCTCGATCATTTAGCGGCGATGTTGCCAAGTGATGATGATGAAATGGTTCATCTCGTGCTTATAGACAATCACGTGACAGCCAGTTGGAATGATGGGGGAACAAGTTTTCGGATTCAAGCGATTGATGCGAAGTTCCCTGATATGACGAAGATCTGGCCTACACGATTTGCTGCACACTATACAGTCAAACGTGCTGTGCTCATTGAGACTCTAGAGCGTGTGCTCATCATTAGCCACGGGACAGACAATCAAATCGCACATTTCGAGGCGAACGATGGACAGTTGAAGCTCCGATCACAGGATCCTGTGGTGGGGAAAGTGGAAGATTCAGTAGAAGCGACCATTCAAGGAGAAGCATTTCACCTTGGGTTTAACGTTCGATTTATGATCGAAGCCATCAAGTCGATGGACGGAGATACGATCACGATTAAGCCAACGGGTCCATCGAGTCCCATTCAGTTAGAATCGGACAACCCCAACCAAAAAGCGATTGTGCTTCCGGTTCGGGTGGTATCTGCAAGCAATCAAACCGCCTAATCCAAGAACGCCTACCCATGCTAGGGGATCAACACTCTCCCCGGCATGGCCAGTGGGGAGAGTCAATCAAACCACTGGAGGTATAACACATGGATCAGACATGGGTGTTTGTTCAAAACGGAAAAGCAGTCACGGATAGTTTAACGGTGGCTAATGTATTTCAGAAGAGACATGATCATGTGATGCGTGATATTCAAAGCATCATGGCAGAAATTGAGGGAGATTTCTCACTCCTCAATTTTGGGGAGTCAACGTATACGAACGACCGAGGCCGAGAATACGCTAAATTCCTGATGACTGAAGATGGATTCACACTCTTAGCCATGGGCTATACAGGTAAAGACGCCATGCATTTTAAGGTGGCGTACATCAAAGAATTTCGTCGGATGCAACAGGAAGTAGCGCATCAACAAGAGGTTTTTTCGTATATGATCGCTGATCCTATCGAACGCGCCGAGAGATGGATTGAAGAAGAACGTGAACGTCAATCCCTCCAAGCGCAAAAAATCATGCTAGAACAACGCATAGCGGAATATGAACCGAAGTTGACCTATGTCGATCAGATACTCGAGTCCACCAACACCGTCACGATTTCGCAAATAGCGAAAGACTACGGACTTTCTGGCCAGAAGTTGAACGATCTTCTTCATAAGGAAAAGGTTCAGTACAAAATCAACGATCAATGGCTCCTCTACCAAGAGCATGTCGGGATGGGCTATACCAAGTCGAAAACGACGGAGTACGTCAACAGCAACGGTAGACACATGGCGAGAATGTCAACGGAATGGACCCAAAAGGGGAGGCTATTTATTCATCACCTTCTCTCCAAGCGTGACGTTGTTCCCGTCGTGGATCGAATGGATGACGATCGCCAAGAAGATCTCGTTCTTGTTGGTGATCTGCACCAACCTATTCAAGTAAGATGAATCCTTCGACCTAACACACGAAAGGGGGTAGCCCTCGCGAAACTTGCGGGGGGTACCCAGCAGGTTTCGTGCGGGCGAACATATGAACAAAAACGAGGCCATGAACAAGTTAGAGTCACATCTAAAAAGACTATTCGACAATGCGGAATGGGCTAACTTTCTCAAGTTTGCCGCATCTTTTCCCTCCTATTCATTCCACAATCGGCTCATGATTTGGGCGCAAAATCCAGATGCAACGTATGTAGCCGGATTTAAAGAGTGGGGGAAAAAGGGTCGCTACGTCAAAAAAGGCGAGAAGGGGATGGCGATATTCGCTCCTCTCGTCAAAAAAGACAAAAACGAAGAGACGAAAAGCGTCATCTATGGATTTCGCACGGTGTACGTCTTTGATATCGAGCAAACGGCTGGTGAGCCCTTGCCGGAAGCACCTGCAGTTCATCTCCTTCACCAAGAAGTCGATGAGCAGTTGCTACAACGCATGGTGGATTCGTGTCCGTTTCCTGTGCATGAATCATCGGATCTCAATGGCGCGAACGGTGCGTTCTATCACACCGATGGCCATATCGAGATTCTAGGCACCAATCCGATCGCGCAAAAGATCAAAACGCTCGCTCACG encodes:
- the dnaN gene encoding DNA polymerase III subunit beta translates to MNIIFNKKDLLRVLDDIIRVVPTHVTSPVLRTVRIEATNDDTVNFLAVTAEVTLRHKLIDMGFGENPAAIEEPGVVVVYAKEIREIVKRLSGKQVSFRSSSEGVLIVKSERSKFELQTFDPKTFKLPSYQDAECTCSAELNAKDLKQLIKQSTYACSTSSDRPALQGVQLSLGEGLTAVSSDRFRLAFSHVDTDIETGTGSSVIPSEWLDHLAAMLPSDDDEMVHLVLIDNHVTASWNDGGTSFRIQAIDAKFPDMTKIWPTRFAAHYTVKRAVLIETLERVLIISHGTDNQIAHFEANDGQLKLRSQDPVVGKVEDSVEATIQGEAFHLGFNVRFMIEAIKSMDGDTITIKPTGPSSPIQLESDNPNQKAIVLPVRVVSASNQTA
- a CDS encoding phage antirepressor KilAC domain-containing protein; the protein is MDQTWVFVQNGKAVTDSLTVANVFQKRHDHVMRDIQSIMAEIEGDFSLLNFGESTYTNDRGREYAKFLMTEDGFTLLAMGYTGKDAMHFKVAYIKEFRRMQQEVAHQQEVFSYMIADPIERAERWIEEERERQSLQAQKIMLEQRIAEYEPKLTYVDQILESTNTVTISQIAKDYGLSGQKLNDLLHKEKVQYKINDQWLLYQEHVGMGYTKSKTTEYVNSNGRHMARMSTEWTQKGRLFIHHLLSKRDVVPVVDRMDDDRQEDLVLVGDLHQPIQVR
- a CDS encoding ArdC-like ssDNA-binding domain-containing protein, which translates into the protein MNKNEAMNKLESHLKRLFDNAEWANFLKFAASFPSYSFHNRLMIWAQNPDATYVAGFKEWGKKGRYVKKGEKGMAIFAPLVKKDKNEETKSVIYGFRTVYVFDIEQTAGEPLPEAPAVHLLHQEVDEQLLQRMVDSCPFPVHESSDLNGANGAFYHTDGHIEILGTNPIAQKIKTLAHEWAHGLLHHRSGLPPTIKEVEAESTAFLVCQALGIDSSDYTFGYLIGWSGDDAVEILRDSMGRIQQASDAIVAAINSVDTTHSAIAS